One Manihot esculenta cultivar AM560-2 chromosome 6, M.esculenta_v8, whole genome shotgun sequence DNA segment encodes these proteins:
- the LOC110616715 gene encoding uncharacterized protein LOC110616715, whose translation MHSLSSLKVFTNFTAGTRSFLPVRSSAFERRHWLNCEDSARNFRIVACSVDRNGNGGGGSSSSSGSGMGSDKSANSFLSRTQTYALLKQQMEVAAQSEDYEEAARIRDSLKSFEEGEPVLRLRRLLKEAITEERFEDAARHRDELKEIAPHSLLKCSSNATTLGIKVQVRSVYIEGRSQPSKGQYFFAYRIRITNNSDRPVQLLRRHWIITDANGNAENVWGVGVIGEQPVILPSTGFEYSSACPLSTANGRMEGDFEMKHIDRVGSPTFNVAIAPFSLSILGDESEPF comes from the exons ATGCATTCACTGTCTAGTCTTAAAGTTTTCACGAATTTCACCGCCGGCACCAGGTCCTTCTTGCCGGTTCGCAGCTCCGCTTTCGAGAGGAGACACTGGCTCAATTGTGAGGATTCCGCTAGGAATTTTAGGATTGTAGCGTGTTCAGTTGACAGAAATGGGAATGGCGGTGGAGGTTCCAGCTCCAGTTCCGGGTCGGGTATGGGTTCGGATAAGAGTGCGAATTCGTTTTTGTCTCGGACTCAAACTTATGCTCTGTTGAAGCAGCAAATGGAAGTCGCTGCTCAATCTGAG GACTACGAAGAAGCTGCCAGAATTCGTGATTCATTGAAGTCCTTCGAGGAGGGTGAGCCAGTTCTGAGACTTCGCAGGTTACTCAAGGAGGCTATAACTGAAGAGCGCTTTGAG GATGCTGCTAGGCATCGAGACGAGCTAAAGGAAATTGCACCACATTCCCTCCTGAAATGCTCAAGCAACGCAACAACCTTG GGGATCAAAGTTCAGGTTAGGAGTGTGTACATTGAGGGACGAAGTCAGCCTTCAAAGGGGCAGTATTTCTTTGCATACAGAATAAGGATCACCAACAACTCAGATCGTCCCGTTCAGCTTCTCAGAAGACATTGGATTATCACTGATGCCAATGGAAATGCTGAAAATGTTTG GGGGGTTGGAGTTATAGGTGAACAGCCAGTTATACTTCCTAGCACAGGGTTTGAGTATTCATCTGCTTGCCCATTATCTACTGCCAATGGGAGAATG GAAGGTGACTTTGAGATGAAACACATTGATAGAGTAGGGTCACCAACTTTCAACGTGGCTATTGCACCATTTTCTCTGTCAATACTAGGAGATGAAAGTGAACCTTTCTGA
- the LOC110617928 gene encoding phosphoenolpyruvate/phosphate translocator 1, chloroplastic, whose protein sequence is MQSAAFTVSSSPALPLLKPRRSLVNNCFTARCGSIRASSTRQYLEASSNVVFPRLSWSFSSSPSLLRPWNPLPPLVSETKIDRFEVRATAVPESAGEAEKSNSLAKTLELGLLFGLWYLFNIYFNIYNKQVLKVYPYPVTVTAVQFAVGTVLVILMWTFNLHKRPKISGAQLAAIVPLAMVHTLGNLFTNMSLGKVAVSFTHTIKAMEPFFSVVLSAMFLGELPTIWVVGSLMPIVGGVALASATEASFNWAGFWSAMASNLTNQSRNVLSKKVMVKKEESIDNITLFSIITIMSFILLAPVSLFMEGVNFTPAYLQSAGLNIKEVYIRSLLAALCFHAYQQVSYMILQRVSPVTHSVGNCVKRVVVIVSSVLFFQTPVSPINSIGTGIALAGVFLYSRVKRIKPKPKTA, encoded by the exons ATGCAGAGCGCAGCCTTCACCGTCTCTTCTTCTCCGGCGCTTCCTCTTCTTAAGCCTCGAAGATCTCTGGTTAATAATTGCTTTACTGCTAGATGCGGTTCTATTCGCGCCTCCTCTACACGACAGTATCTAGAGGCTTCCAGCAATGTTGTTTTCCCGCGGCTATCCTGGTCTTTTTCTTCGTCTCCCTCTCTGCTCAGACCTTGGAATCCTCTGCCTCCTCTCGTTTCCGAGACTAAAATCGACCGGTTCGAGGTTAGGGCGACGGCTGTGCCGGAGAGTGCTGGTGAAGCCGAGAAGTCTAATAGCTTGGCCAAGACTTTGGAACTTGGATTGTTGTTTGGCCTTTGGTATCTTTTCaatatatatttcaatatttacaACAAACAG GTTTTGAAGGTCTATCCATATCCAGTAACTGTTACTGCAGTTCAGTTTGCTGTTGGCACAGTGCTAGTTATTCTTATGTGGACTTTCAATCTCCACAAAAGGCCAAAAATCAGTGGAGCTCAG CTTGCTGCAATCGTGCCACTGGCAATGGTTCACACGCTAGGCAACCTCTTCACCAATATGAGTCTTGGAAAAGTGGCTGTTTCATTCACTCACACAATCAAAGCTATGGAACCTTTCTTCTCAGTTGTTCTCTCTGCAATGTTTCTCGGTGAG TTGCCTACCATCTGGGTGGTTGGTTCCCTTATGCCAATTGTTGGTGGTGTAGCACTTGCTTCAGCAACTGAGGCCTCTTTCAATTG GGCTGGGTTTTGGAGTGCAATGGCTTCCAATTTGACAAACCAATCTCGTAATGTCCTAAGCAAAAAGGTCATGGTTAAGAAAGAG GAATCCATTGATAACATTACTCTCTTCTCAATAATCACAATTATGTCCTTTATCTTGTTAGCCCCAGTATCTCTCTTCATGGAAGGTGTCAATTTTACTCCTGCGTACCTCCAATCTGCT GGGTTGAATATTAAAGAGGTGTACATTAGGTCTCTTTTGGCTGCACTTTGCTTCCATGCCTACCAGCAG GTTTCCTACATGATATTGCAGAGAGTATCTCCAGTTACCCACTCTGTGGGCAATTGTGTGAAGCGTGTAGTGGTCATTGTGAGCTCTGTCCTATTCTTCCAGACGCCTGTCTCTCCTATAAACTCTATTG GCACCGGGATTGCCCTTGCTGGGGTTTTTCTGTATTCAAGAGTGAAGCGCATTAAGCCAAAGCCAAAAACTGCTTGA
- the LOC110616767 gene encoding GDSL esterase/lipase At5g62930, whose product MRPQIVLFGDSITEQSFRSGGWGASLADTYSRKADVLVRGYGGYNTRWALFLLHHLFPVDSSKPPVAVTIFFGANDAALKGRTSERQHVPVEEYKENLRKIVQHLKECSPTMLIVLITPPPVDEEGRKQYAKSLYGEKAMELPERTNEMAGVYARQCVELAKDLEIRYVDLWSTMQKAEGWQKIFLSDGLHLTPEGNAVVHQEVTRVFSEAWLSAAEMPYDFPHHSEIHGNDPEKAFQQLCI is encoded by the exons ATGAGGCCACAGATCGTGTTATTTGGCGATTCAATAACAGAGCAGTCTTTTAGATCAGGCGGCTGGGGCGCTTCTCTTGCTGACACTTACTCCCGCAAG GCCGATGTGTTGGTTCGTGGCTATGGTGGTTACAACACTCGATGGGCTTTGTTCTTGTTGCATCACCTTTTTCCTGTT GACTCCTCAAAACCTCCCGTTGCTGTCACAATATTCTTTGGGGCTAATGATGCAGCTTTAAAAGGGAGAACCAGTGAAAGGCAGCATGTTCCTGTGGAGGAATACAAGGAGAATCTGAGGAAAATTGTTCAGCATTTGAAG GAGTGCTCGCCTACCATGTTAATTGTGCTTATTACTCCACCACCTGTGGATGAAGAAGGGCGAAAGCAGTATGCCAA GTCTTTATATGGTGAGAAAGCTATGGAATTGCCAGAAAGGACAAATGAAATGGCAGGAGTTTATGCAAGGCAATGTGTTGAGTTAGCAAAGGACCTAGAAATTCGCTACGTTGATTTATGGTCCACAATGCAGAAAGCTGAGGGTTGGCAGAAAATTTTTTTGAG TGATGGCTTGCACCTGACACCAGAAGGTAATGCTGTAGTCCATCAAGAAGTTACAAGAGTGTTCAGTGAGGCATGGCTCTCTGCTGCAGAAATGCCATATGATTTTCCTCACCACTCAGAAATTCATGGAAATGACCCTGAAAAAGCTTTCCAACAGCTATGCATCTAA
- the LOC110617479 gene encoding uncharacterized protein LOC110617479 isoform X3, whose amino-acid sequence MSFITGSSQNTWHPAMTANTATARYWLNWRFFLCTIWVLISISIASILIWKNENFHKAKRENGENKQETGADLQDEETWRPCLKGIHPAWLLVFRVFAFFVLLVLLIVVVLVDGGSIFYYYTQWTFTLVTIYFGLGSFLSMRGCYLYHKRAGGDKVDNVEVDSEQGNCATPAPGESSNASIEKRSPNSSEQVDECQPAGKWAFFFQIVFQMNAGAVMLTDCVFWFVIVPFLAIKDYHLTARFPWFRIAYFYIWTITYLLFQWIVHACVRLWWPYPFLDLSSPYAPLWYFSVGVMHVPCYGIFAFIIKLKHTLFSRWFPDSYQCPR is encoded by the exons atgagttttataaCAGGATCCTCCCAGAATACTTGGCATCCAGCCATGACTGCTAATACAGCTACagccaggtactggctaaattgGAGGTTCTTCCTTTGCACCATTTGGGTCTTAATCTCAATATCTATTGCATCAATTCTTATATGGAAAAATGAAAACTTTCACAAAGCCAAACGGGAAAATGGAGAAAACAAGCAAGAAACAGGAGCAGATTTGCAGGATGAAGAAACCTGGAGGCCATGCCTAAAAGGAATCCATCCAGCCTGGCTGCTAGTTTTCAGAGTTTTTGCTTTCTTTGTGCTTTTGGTTCTGCTGATTGTTGTTGTTTTAGTGGATGGAGGCAGCATATTTTACTACTATACTCA GTGGACATTTACTCTGGTCACCatttattttggg CTTGGATCGTTTCTGTCCATGCGCGGATGTTACCTATATCACAAAAGAGCTGGTGGAGATAAAGTTGATAATGTAGAGGTAGATTCAGAGCAAGGAAACTGTGCAACTCCTGCACCTGGAGAAAGCTCCAATGCTTCCATAGAAAAGAGAAGCCCAAACTCTAGTGAACAAGTTGACGAGTGTCAACCTGCAGGGAAATGGgcttttttctttcaaatagtTTTCCAG ATGAATGCAGGAGCTGTTATGCTCACAGATTGCGTGTTTTGGTTTGTAATCGTTCCATTCCTCGCAATCAAGGATTACCATCTAACTGCT cGATTTCCTTGGTTTCGGATTGCTTATTTCTACATATGGACAATAACATATCTTCTGTTCCAGTGGATTGTCCATGCTTGTGTCAGACTTTG GTGGCCATATCCATTCCTTGACTTGTCATCTCCTTATGCTCCTCTATG GTACTTCTCTgtgggagttatgcatgtaccATGCTATGGGATTTTTGCTTTTATCATAAAGCTGAAACACACACTATTCTCGAGATGGTTCCCTGATTCTTATCAATGTCCAAGGTAG
- the LOC110617020 gene encoding boron transporter 1: MEETFVPFRGIKNDLKGRLLCYKQDWTGGFRAGIRILAPTTYIFFASAIPVISFGEQLDRNTGGTLTAVQTLASTALCGIIHSIVGGQPLLILGVAEPTVLMYTFMFNFVKDRKDLGPKLFLAWAGWVCVWTALLLFLLAILGACSIINRFTRIAGELFGLLIAMLFMQQAIRGVVEEFGIPERENPNQTAFQPSWRFGNGMFALVLSFGLLWNALMSRKARTWRYGTGCLRGFIADYGVPLMVLVWTAISYIPAKHVPRGIPRRLFSPNPWSPGAYSNWTVIKEMTDVPALYIVGAFIPATMIAVLYYFDHSVASQLAQQKEFNLKKPSSYHYDLLLLGALVILCGLIGIPPSNGVIPQSPMHTKSLATLKHQLLRNKLVSTVRKSISKNANLGQLYQNMQEAYNEMQTPLAYQLPPTLGLKELKESTIQLASSAGYIDAPVDETVFDVDKDLDDLLPVEVKEQRISNLLQALMVGGCVAAMPLLKKIPTSVLWGYFAFMAIESLPGNQFWERILLLFTAPSRRYKVLEDCHATFLETVPFKTIAIFTLFQTVYLLVCFGLTWIPIAGVLFPMLIMLLVPVRQYLLPKFFKGAHLQDLDAAEYEEAPAVSYNITFEDSQAKASNIDGGEILDEIITRSRGEIRHTQSPKVTSSTSGPLHDIKPAYSPRVSLRTYSPRVSELRAEWSPQSPAKVEIKRTPSSGLSSLGQSTSGSSSS, translated from the exons ATGGAGGAAACTTTTGTTCCTTTCCGGGGTATTAAGAATGATCTCAAGGGAAGACTTTTGTGCTACAAACAAGATTGGACTGGTGGTTTCCGTGCCGGAATCAG GATCCTAGCTCCAACAACATATATATTCTTTGCTTCAGCAATTCCAGTCATATCATTTGGGGAACAGCTAGACAGAAATACAG GTGGAACTTTGACTGCGGTGCAAACTCTTGCATCAACAGCACTTTGTGGCATTATCCATTCAATTGTTGGAGGACAACCCCTGCTCATATTGGGGGTTGCTGAGCCAACTGTGTTAATGTACACATTTATGTTCAATTTTGTAAAGGACAGGAAGGATTTGGGGCCAAAACTCTTCTTAGCCTGGGCTGGATG GGTTTGTGTGTGGACAGCTCTGTTACTTTTCTTGCTGGCGATATTGGGTGCCTGCTCTATAATCAACAGATTCACACGCATTGCTGGTGAATTATTTGGTCTGCTTATTGCAATGCTTTTTATGCAGCAGGCAATAAGG GGAGTTGTGGAGGAGTTTGGCATACCGGAAAGGGAAAATCCTAATCAAACTGCATTCCAACCTTCTTGGCGCTTTGGCAATGGAATGTTTGCATTGGTTCTGTCCTTTGGCCTTCTTTGGAATGCGTTAATGAGCCGTAAAGCTAGGACTTGGCGCTATGGGACAG gtTGTCTACGAGGATTTATTGCAGATTATGGAGTTCCACTTATGGTGCTTGTGTGGACTGCAATATCCTACATACCAGCTAAACATGTTCCACGAGGGATACCAAGGCGGCTTTTCAGTCCAAATCCATGGTCTCCTGGTGCATACTCAAATTGGACAGTTATCAAG GAAATGACTGATGTGCCTGCTTTATATATAGTTGGAGCATTTATTCCTGCAACCATGATTGCTGTCCTTTACTACTTTGATCACAGTGTTGCATCTCAACTTGCCCAACAGAAGGAGTTCAATTTGAAGAAACCATCTTCCTATCATTATGACCTCCTGCTGTTGGGAGCTTTG GTTATCTTATGTGGTCTCATTGGCATTCCCCCGTCAAATGGTGTAATTCCACAATCTCCAATGCATACAAAAAGCTTAGCTACATTGAAGCACCAG CTTTTGCGAAATAAACTTGTGTCAACAGTCCGAAAAAGTATAAGCAAAAATGCAAATCTAGGTCAAttataccaaaacatgcaagaagCCTACAATGAAATGCAGACTCCTTTAGCGTATCAATTGCCTCCTACGCTG GGATTGAAAGAGCTGAAAGAATCAACTATCCAACTGGCCTCAAGTGCTGGCTATATTGATGCCCCTGTGGATGAGACTGTTTTTGATGTTGATAAAGACTTAGATGATCTTTTACCAGTTGAAGTCAAAGAACAACGTATAAGCAATCTGCTTCAGGCATTGATGGTTGGTGGTTGTGTTGCTGCTATGCCTCTCTTGAAGAAGATCCCAACTTCAGTTCTCTGGGGATACTTTGCTTTTATGGCCATCGAAAGCTTGCCAGGAAATCAATTTTGGGAGAGAATATTATTGCTCTTTACAGCTCCAAGTCGAAGATACAA GGTGTTGGAGGACTGCCATGCAACTTTTCTTGAGACAGTGCCCTTCAAAACAATTGCCATTTTCACCTTGTTCCAGACAGTTTACCTGCTAGTTTGCTTTGGCCTAACATGGATCCCAATAGCTGGAGTGCTTTTCCCAATGTTGATCATGCTTCTGGTCCCCGTAAGACAGTATCTGCTCCCTAAATTTTTCAAAGGTGCTcatcttcaagatttggatgCTGCAGAATATGAGGAAGCTCCTGCTGTATCTTACAACATCACATTTGAA GATTCTCAAGCAAAAGCCTCTAACATTGATGGAGGAGAAATTCTTGATGAAATTATCACAAGAAGCAGAGGTGAGATCCGCCATACACAAAGTCCTAAAGTGACAAGTTCCACTTCAGGTCCGTTGCACGACATAAAACCTGCATATAGTCCACGTGTGTCACTGAGGACATACAGTCCACGTGTTAGTGAACTGAGGGCAGAATGGAGCCCCCAATCTCCTGCAAAAGTTGAAATAAAGCGAACTCCTAGTTCAGGCCTGTCTAGTCTTGGACAAAGCACTTCTGGTTCATCTTCAAGCTAA
- the LOC110617479 gene encoding uncharacterized protein LOC110617479 isoform X2, translated as MTANTATARYWLNWRFFLCTIWVLISISIASILIWKNENFHKAKRENGENKQETGADLQDEETWRPCLKGIHPAWLLVFRVFAFFVLLVLLIVVVLVDGGSIFYYYTQWTFTLVTIYFGLGSFLSMRGCYLYHKRAGGDKVDNVEVDSEQGNCATPAPGESSNASIEKRSPNSSEQVDECQPAGKWAFFFQIVFQMNAGAVMLTDCVFWFVIVPFLAIKDYHLTALVVSMHSMNAIFLLGDTALNCMRFPWFRIAYFYIWTITYLLFQWIVHACVRLWWPYPFLDLSSPYAPLWYFSVGVMHVPCYGIFAFIIKLKHTLFSRWFPDSYQCPR; from the exons ATGACTGCTAATACAGCTACagccaggtactggctaaattgGAGGTTCTTCCTTTGCACCATTTGGGTCTTAATCTCAATATCTATTGCATCAATTCTTATATGGAAAAATGAAAACTTTCACAAAGCCAAACGGGAAAATGGAGAAAACAAGCAAGAAACAGGAGCAGATTTGCAGGATGAAGAAACCTGGAGGCCATGCCTAAAAGGAATCCATCCAGCCTGGCTGCTAGTTTTCAGAGTTTTTGCTTTCTTTGTGCTTTTGGTTCTGCTGATTGTTGTTGTTTTAGTGGATGGAGGCAGCATATTTTACTACTATACTCA GTGGACATTTACTCTGGTCACCatttattttggg CTTGGATCGTTTCTGTCCATGCGCGGATGTTACCTATATCACAAAAGAGCTGGTGGAGATAAAGTTGATAATGTAGAGGTAGATTCAGAGCAAGGAAACTGTGCAACTCCTGCACCTGGAGAAAGCTCCAATGCTTCCATAGAAAAGAGAAGCCCAAACTCTAGTGAACAAGTTGACGAGTGTCAACCTGCAGGGAAATGGgcttttttctttcaaatagtTTTCCAG ATGAATGCAGGAGCTGTTATGCTCACAGATTGCGTGTTTTGGTTTGTAATCGTTCCATTCCTCGCAATCAAGGATTACCATCTAACTGCT TTGGTTGTAAGTATGCATTCCATGAATGCTATTTTCTTACTAGGTGATACTGCATTAAATTGCATG cGATTTCCTTGGTTTCGGATTGCTTATTTCTACATATGGACAATAACATATCTTCTGTTCCAGTGGATTGTCCATGCTTGTGTCAGACTTTG GTGGCCATATCCATTCCTTGACTTGTCATCTCCTTATGCTCCTCTATG GTACTTCTCTgtgggagttatgcatgtaccATGCTATGGGATTTTTGCTTTTATCATAAAGCTGAAACACACACTATTCTCGAGATGGTTCCCTGATTCTTATCAATGTCCAAGGTAG
- the LOC110617479 gene encoding uncharacterized protein LOC110617479 isoform X1 yields MSFITGSSQNTWHPAMTANTATARYWLNWRFFLCTIWVLISISIASILIWKNENFHKAKRENGENKQETGADLQDEETWRPCLKGIHPAWLLVFRVFAFFVLLVLLIVVVLVDGGSIFYYYTQWTFTLVTIYFGLGSFLSMRGCYLYHKRAGGDKVDNVEVDSEQGNCATPAPGESSNASIEKRSPNSSEQVDECQPAGKWAFFFQIVFQMNAGAVMLTDCVFWFVIVPFLAIKDYHLTALVVSMHSMNAIFLLGDTALNCMRFPWFRIAYFYIWTITYLLFQWIVHACVRLWWPYPFLDLSSPYAPLWYFSVGVMHVPCYGIFAFIIKLKHTLFSRWFPDSYQCPR; encoded by the exons atgagttttataaCAGGATCCTCCCAGAATACTTGGCATCCAGCCATGACTGCTAATACAGCTACagccaggtactggctaaattgGAGGTTCTTCCTTTGCACCATTTGGGTCTTAATCTCAATATCTATTGCATCAATTCTTATATGGAAAAATGAAAACTTTCACAAAGCCAAACGGGAAAATGGAGAAAACAAGCAAGAAACAGGAGCAGATTTGCAGGATGAAGAAACCTGGAGGCCATGCCTAAAAGGAATCCATCCAGCCTGGCTGCTAGTTTTCAGAGTTTTTGCTTTCTTTGTGCTTTTGGTTCTGCTGATTGTTGTTGTTTTAGTGGATGGAGGCAGCATATTTTACTACTATACTCA GTGGACATTTACTCTGGTCACCatttattttggg CTTGGATCGTTTCTGTCCATGCGCGGATGTTACCTATATCACAAAAGAGCTGGTGGAGATAAAGTTGATAATGTAGAGGTAGATTCAGAGCAAGGAAACTGTGCAACTCCTGCACCTGGAGAAAGCTCCAATGCTTCCATAGAAAAGAGAAGCCCAAACTCTAGTGAACAAGTTGACGAGTGTCAACCTGCAGGGAAATGGgcttttttctttcaaatagtTTTCCAG ATGAATGCAGGAGCTGTTATGCTCACAGATTGCGTGTTTTGGTTTGTAATCGTTCCATTCCTCGCAATCAAGGATTACCATCTAACTGCT TTGGTTGTAAGTATGCATTCCATGAATGCTATTTTCTTACTAGGTGATACTGCATTAAATTGCATG cGATTTCCTTGGTTTCGGATTGCTTATTTCTACATATGGACAATAACATATCTTCTGTTCCAGTGGATTGTCCATGCTTGTGTCAGACTTTG GTGGCCATATCCATTCCTTGACTTGTCATCTCCTTATGCTCCTCTATG GTACTTCTCTgtgggagttatgcatgtaccATGCTATGGGATTTTTGCTTTTATCATAAAGCTGAAACACACACTATTCTCGAGATGGTTCCCTGATTCTTATCAATGTCCAAGGTAG
- the LOC110617926 gene encoding transcription factor MYB98, which yields MENPLTHSMFMSDYFSDKPSMKYGSPFEAPPSSPSKGFSQDLHHFDQFHANGLSLNPIFGAQNASNFDFFDALPYGSSTNIDFSDYECKPFADNNGGHGQVMDNFQNGGFLNLPHNQSNSIGTMMGSNQGQGNMSLGFQEMKPINFVVPDEVSCINANQEYHKKVGVDKNRASSSMGRTWRGRKKNNVVKGQWTIEEDRLLTQLVEQYGVRKWSHIAQMLPGRIGKQCRERWHNHLRPDIKKDMWSEDEDKILIHAHAEIGNKWAEIAKRLPGRTENSIKNHWNATKRRQYSKRRCRSKYPKGSLLQEYIKSLNLGSVPAAAGRFLGKSSDARAVNNISMKAPNLQPQVSEISQNNNRLFPNYYDFNEVPAFDFDERMIQEGCSFGSFLDEMANGDRGFDEKSFEMNVAMEEVSPFMDFGEKKELDLVEMISQARM from the exons ATGGAGAATCCTCTCACCCACTCAATGTTTATGTCTGATTATTTCTCAGATAAACCATCTATGAAATATGGTTCCCCCTTTGAAGCACCTCCATCATCACCATCAAAGGGCTTTTCTCAAGATCTTCACCATTTTGATCAGTTTCATGCAAATGGGTTGTCTTTAAATCCCATTTTTGGAGCCCAAAATGCTTCCAATTTCGATTTTTTTGATGCTCTCCCCTATGGGTCTTCAACAAACATTGATTTCTCTGATTATGAGTGCAAGCCATTTGCAGATAACAATGGTGGGCATGGTCAGGTCATGGACAATTTCCAAAATGGAGGATTCTTGAACCTCCCTCATAATCAGAGTAATTCCATAGGTACCATGATGGGATCCAATCAGGGGCAGGGCAACATGTCCTTAGGCTTCCAAGAAATGAAGCCTATAAATTTTGTGGTACCAGATGAAGTTTCATGCATCAATGCTAATCAAGAATACCACAAAAAAGTTGGTGTTGATAAGAATAGGGCATCGTCTTCTATGGGAAGAACGTGGAGAGGCCGCAAGAAGAACAATGTAGTGAAGGGGCAATGGACAATTGAAGAAGACAG GCTCTTGACTCAGCTGGTTGAACAGTATGGAGTGAGAAAATGGTCTCATATTGCTCAGATGCTGCCTGGAAGGATTGGAAAGCAGTGTAGAGAGAGATGGCACAACCATCTAAGGCCTGATATCAAG aaGGATATGTGGAGTGAAGATGAGGACAAGATCCTCATACATGCTCATGCAGAAATAGGAAACAAATGGGCAGAAATTGCAAAGAGATTGCCAGGAAGAACTGAGAACTCAATCAAGAACCACTGGAATGCAACCAAAAGAAGGCAGTACTCTAAGAGAAGATGTCGCTCAAAGTACCCAAAAGGATCTCTTCTTCAAGAATATATCAAGAGCTTGAACTTAGGCTCGGTTCCTGCAGCAGCTGGTAGATTTCTGGGAAAGAGCAGTGATGCAAGAGCAGTCAACAATATTTCTATGAAAGCACCAAACCTGCAGCCACAGGTCTCAGAGATTTCCCAAAACAACAATAGGTTGTTTCCAAATTATTATGATTTCAATGAGGTCCcagcatttgattttgatgagaGAATGATTCAAGAGGGCTGCAGCTTTGGTTCTTTTCTTGATGAGATGGCTAATGGCGATCGTGGTTTTGATGAGAAAAGCTTTGAGATGAATGTAGCAATGGAGGAAGTGAGTCCTTTCATGGATTTTGGAGAGAAGAAAGAGCTGGATTTGGTGGAGATGATCTCCCAAGCCAGAATGTGA